AAAAGTGCTCAAAGATGAATTAAACGAAATTGCCTATAAAGAAAGTGATGCCCTGATCGCTATAGAGAACAACCAGTCTCTTCCAACACCGCCCTTAAAACCACAGGAAAAAGACAAAAACAGGATCACCCTGGAACTGGATTTCCTTAAAGATAAATTACCAGAAGGAAATGATTTCCTTTATGAAGGAACCATCTGGCAATTGTCGGTCAATAACCCGGAGATAGACCAGCGGGCTTTTCAGGTAGTATGGGAAGATGCCAAAGTTAAAAAACTTCAGGGAAATGACTTTGAGTTAGAACTCATTGCTGAGGGCAATCGCCTGAAATTGATCGTGAATCCCGTTTTGACCACCAAAGATTACGAACTAGCCATGGAGCGGTATCAAGAGGAGCTCCTCGTTTATCAAAACCTGATGTCTGAACGCGAAAAAGCTTTGCAGAGAGATAAGGTGGCTCTTCATGATAGTTTTGAGGAACAACGGCGGCTGGCCCGCCAACGGTTTAATGAAACCTTGAAAGAGGCAGGGATCGATCCCGAAGAAAAAAAGGGAGTGGTAGCTCAAAAGGTGATTAATCATTTCCAGGCTGATGGTCTGGGGATATGGATATGCGCACGGCCAGTCATCCCGGAAAAAATTAAAGTTAAGGCCCGGTTCGTAGATCAGAACGGTAAAGAGCTCGAACCTTGTGTGGCTTTCATAGCGGATAAAAGTCGAAATTCATTGACGAAGTTTCTGGCACAGCCTGGCGCCAATGTCTCTTTTGATGCCAATACTGAAAATATTTTGTGGATGGTTTTACCGGACGGCAGGATTGCCGTTTTCAGACCGGAGCAATTTAAAAATATAGATAAATCCAGGAGCAAGTATACTTTCGTGATGGAAGTGGTGGATCGTGAGGTGCTCATGGAATTTGATGTAAGAGAAGTGCTGAGGTTTTAGCCCCGCCCGCCCACCCTAAATTGTACCTCCGCAAACAATCTTGTGAATTTATTTTCCATGATATATTAATTTTAGTCGGCATTGATTAGTTTTGTTGCGTTCATTCGACATTTGCTGAATACCCACAAATCTTACGTCCCAAAACAAACTTCTATGCCGCTTTGGATTAGACCATTTCTTTTTTTTCTATGTGGTGTTCTGGTACACCTCAATATTATTGGGGCTCAAAGCACCGTAGTGAGCAATCCTTCCAGTTGTGGACTCGGAGTAGCCATTCCCGATAACAATTGTACGCCTAACGGAACCATTTACCAACCCAAAGTAGTAGAAATTGTTGAAAGCAATACACCCGGCTTGTTGGGGCAGGACGTTTTCCTGAGTGAGGTACGGATAATCATCGACCACACCTGGGTCAATGATGTTAATCTTACCCTGGTTTCTCCTTCCGGCATCCAGGTGATCCTGACCTCTAATAACGGTGGAGGCGATAATAATTTTGGGAACCCGGAAGATCTTTCCTGTACCCAGTTTACCACTTTTTCTGTAAGCGGTTGTACGCCCATAAGTGAGGGAGTAGCCCCATTCCTGGACGGCCCCTATATTCCGCAAGACCATTTTTATCTGTTCAATGACGGGATTACGCCTGCTAATGGCCACTGGCTCCTTCTTTTATGCGATGATGCAGTAGGAGATACGGGAAGCCTGGAGTATGTAGAGCTCGTTTTTGAGCCGATGATCTGTCTTCCCATTTCCCAGGTTTTGGTAACGAACATCGATACGACTTCCGTTGAACTGGCCTGGGAACCTTCTGATTTCTGCGGCACTACAATCATTGAATTCGGCCCTTCCGGGTTTACTCCCGGAACGGATTCCATGGCAAATGAAGGACTCCTTCAGTTTTTTGATTGCACCCCCATTACCCTTTCCGGACTTCTTCCCGATACCGGGTACGAATTATATGTCAGAAGATATTGTGAATTGACCGGCCATTTTTCACCGAATAGCTGTCCGGTCAATTTTGTGACGGGATGCCAGCCGCCCCCTGTTTCGATGTGGGAAAATTTTGATGCCGAGGCCTCTTGTGTTGGCAACTGCCTGGTGGATTGTGATCTGGATGGCATCTGGAAGAATGCCCGGAATGACGATATGGACTGGATCGTAATGTCAGGAAGCACCAGCACGCCTGGAACCGGGCCTTCCGATGATGTTTCGGGTGGCGGAAATTATATTTACATTGAAACATCGGGATGTACCTCTGATATGGAGGCAGTGCTGTATTCTTCCTGTATTCAGCTGGATAAACAAGGAACGGACACCTGCCACCTGTCTTTTAATTATCACATGTTCGGGTTTACCATTGGCAGCCTTAGCCTTGAAGTTTCGGATGACGGCGGGTTTACCTGGCATCAATTATGGAAAAAATCAGGAAACCAGGGAGACGGGTGGCACAAAACCTTTGTCGGCCTCGGTAATTATGAAGACGGGGCGATCCTGCAATTTAGGTTCGTTGGACGAAAAACAAGTGGTTTAAAGGGGGATATTGCCCTGGATGATATTGTGATATACGGTTCTCAGGTAGTTGGAGATCCGGTGGTGGTTTATTATTTTGATGGGGATAATGATGGTTATGGGGATGATGGAAATTATGTATTGAGCTGCGCTGCGAATCCCCCTTCGAATTATGTCGTTACACCCGGAGATTGTAACGATTCCAATAATGAGATACACCCGGGAGCCCTGGAAATTCCATGTGATGGAATTGATAATAATTGTAATTTGGCAGAAGTGGATGATGATATCATTTTGCCTGCTCCACCCGCCACAGGCGATACCATTTGTTCGGGAGAAATCCCGGTGTTATGTGCCACGCCGGTTGAAGGGAATTTCATTTTGTGGTACGACGCTATTCGAACCGACAGCGTTGTGGCGTTTGGAAATTGTTTTATGCCAACGGATTTGCCTTTAAATAATAGTCCGGTTCCTGTTGAATTTACCTACCTCGTCGGGCAAACCCTGGACTTTAATTGTTTTACTTTTGATCTTGCAGAAGTGGTGGTGGTCATAAATCCTAACCCTGATGTCAGTACTCCCGATACGCCGGAGATATGCCCGTCTGAGTCCTTCAACCTGGCTTCTCTGGACATTTTGGATGCCAATTTTACAGGCGGTCAGGTCAGTTTTTATACAGCTTTACCGGCTATCCCGGAGAACTTAATCGATCCGCCGGTCGTGAGCCCTTCGGTTACTACGGACTATTATTTTTTGATGACCAGTCCTGACGGTTGTACCGATGAAGGCGCCGTGACAGTTGTGGTCAAACCAGGGCCTCAACTTTCCTTTTTTCCATCAGATTCTTTCTCACTTTGCAAAGAAGCCACCGGGATCATCAATGTTGAAGCAGCGGGGGGGACCGGAGCGTATAGTTATTTTTGGAGTACGGGGAGCAGTCTGTCCCAATTGGAGGTAGAGGCGGATTTTCTGGCCGGAACGGAAGATATTTACTTTGTGACGGTAACCGACGAAGAAGGATGTTTTAGTACTGATAGTGTAACGGTTACCACCACCAACAGCATTGATTCTGTTAGAGTATTTGTCGCCGATGTTTCTGAATGTATGGGCACGGATGGAAGCATAACGATAATACCCTTAAACGGGACCAGTCCTTTTAATTTTCAATGGACAGGAAGCGACGGGCTTTCCGGGACTTTGACCGGAGTGTCCGATACGGCCTTTATCACCGGTTTGCCTCAGGGGGGATATCATATAGAAATAACTGACAGCTCCGAGGCAATGTGTTCCTTTAATTTGCGCAATGTGATTGTTCAAGGCCCGGGAGTCATCATTATGCCGCCGGTGATTGATAATGTTTCTTGCTTTGGAGCACAGGACGGGCAAATTTGTCTGAACATTCAAGGCAACGGCGCTATTGATTATTTGTGGAATACAGGAGAAACCACCTTGTGCGTGGATGGCCTGAGCGGAGGATCCTATTCCGTGACCATCACCAGTGGCGAATGCGAAACAGTGCTCAATCAAATACTAGTGGATGAACCCGATTCTCTTTTTGTTGGGTATAATATAGTATCACCTACCTGTGCCGGATTGTCAAATGGAAGTATTTCAGTGACCCCTTTTGGCGGTACGGCTCCTTATCAATACCATTGGTCGACCAATGCGATCTCGCCTTATATTTTAAACAAGCCTATTGGAACTTATTCGCTTACCGTCACTGACTTTCACGGTTGTGCTTTCATGGATGAAATAGAATTGCCCGGACCGGACCCCTTAAACATTCAACTGGATTCATTAAAAAATATGAGTTGTAACGGCGTTAAAGATGGATTTATCCACATCTCCGGGCAAGGAGGAACTCCTCCCTATAAATATAAATGGAGTACGGGCAGTACCGCACCTGTTTTGTTGAATTTATCCGCAGGCGTTTACCAGGTTACCGTTACTGACCTCAACCAATGTCAGGCAGCCACCTCTTACACGATTGTCGATCCTGGAATACTCGAACTTGGGATAGTGGGGATCACACAACCCGATTGCCTGGGTGACACCACAGGTCAGGTTGAATTGTATGGAATAGGTGGGACTCCTCCTTATCATTTTTTTGGACCAGAAGGAGCACTGGATGGAAATTCCCTTGGGAATCTCGGGGTAGGCGTATATGAGTTTTATGTCGCAGACGGATATGGTTGTCAAAGCGATAGGGTTTATTTATCCCTTACTTCATTGGCGACACTGGACTTTGGCATTTCATTGGTAACGCCTTTGTGTGTTGGACCTTCCACCGGAAGTATACAACTTGAGCCTACCGGGATCGGTCCTTTTTCATACCAGTGGCTTGAAACAGGGGACACCACTTCAATGATTGGTCAGTTGACCACGGGAATATATTCTGTGCAGGTAATGGATGCCCAAGGATGCCTGTATGACACTTCCATCGTTATTGCCGCTCCCCAGGTATTTGATCTTGACTTTTCGATATCAGATCCCAGTTGTTTTGAAGTGGATGATGCGATAATTAGTGTATTGGTTTTAAACTCTGGCACTCCTCCGTTCCAATCGCTATGGAACGATGGGGCAGAAGAAACCAACCGTACTGATCTGGCACCAGGAGATTATCAACTGACTATTTCCGATGTGAACGGTTGTACTTTTGTGTCAGACACCCTCAATATAGAATATCCGGAACTACTCAGACTTGAAGTAGAGGAGGTGGGACTTCCACTTTGTAATGGTGAATCGACCGCATATATAGAGACCAATATTTTGGGTGGCACCGAACCTTTTAACATCAATTGGCTGGGAACAGGACTAGTGACAGAGGATATTTCCGATCTTCCAGCCGACGATTACAGAATAATAGTCATGGATGCGAATGGTTGTGCGATAGATACTACTTTTATCCTAAACGAACCAAGCGTGTTGGTGTCTGGGATTGAAATATTACAAGGGGAAGAATGTACCCCGGC
This sequence is a window from Lewinellaceae bacterium. Protein-coding genes within it:
- a CDS encoding T9SS type A sorting domain-containing protein, producing MPLWIRPFLFFLCGVLVHLNIIGAQSTVVSNPSSCGLGVAIPDNNCTPNGTIYQPKVVEIVESNTPGLLGQDVFLSEVRIIIDHTWVNDVNLTLVSPSGIQVILTSNNGGGDNNFGNPEDLSCTQFTTFSVSGCTPISEGVAPFLDGPYIPQDHFYLFNDGITPANGHWLLLLCDDAVGDTGSLEYVELVFEPMICLPISQVLVTNIDTTSVELAWEPSDFCGTTIIEFGPSGFTPGTDSMANEGLLQFFDCTPITLSGLLPDTGYELYVRRYCELTGHFSPNSCPVNFVTGCQPPPVSMWENFDAEASCVGNCLVDCDLDGIWKNARNDDMDWIVMSGSTSTPGTGPSDDVSGGGNYIYIETSGCTSDMEAVLYSSCIQLDKQGTDTCHLSFNYHMFGFTIGSLSLEVSDDGGFTWHQLWKKSGNQGDGWHKTFVGLGNYEDGAILQFRFVGRKTSGLKGDIALDDIVIYGSQVVGDPVVVYYFDGDNDGYGDDGNYVLSCAANPPSNYVVTPGDCNDSNNEIHPGALEIPCDGIDNNCNLAEVDDDIILPAPPATGDTICSGEIPVLCATPVEGNFILWYDAIRTDSVVAFGNCFMPTDLPLNNSPVPVEFTYLVGQTLDFNCFTFDLAEVVVVINPNPDVSTPDTPEICPSESFNLASLDILDANFTGGQVSFYTALPAIPENLIDPPVVSPSVTTDYYFLMTSPDGCTDEGAVTVVVKPGPQLSFFPSDSFSLCKEATGIINVEAAGGTGAYSYFWSTGSSLSQLEVEADFLAGTEDIYFVTVTDEEGCFSTDSVTVTTTNSIDSVRVFVADVSECMGTDGSITIIPLNGTSPFNFQWTGSDGLSGTLTGVSDTAFITGLPQGGYHIEITDSSEAMCSFNLRNVIVQGPGVIIMPPVIDNVSCFGAQDGQICLNIQGNGAIDYLWNTGETTLCVDGLSGGSYSVTITSGECETVLNQILVDEPDSLFVGYNIVSPTCAGLSNGSISVTPFGGTAPYQYHWSTNAISPYILNKPIGTYSLTVTDFHGCAFMDEIELPGPDPLNIQLDSLKNMSCNGVKDGFIHISGQGGTPPYKYKWSTGSTAPVLLNLSAGVYQVTVTDLNQCQAATSYTIVDPGILELGIVGITQPDCLGDTTGQVELYGIGGTPPYHFFGPEGALDGNSLGNLGVGVYEFYVADGYGCQSDRVYLSLTSLATLDFGISLVTPLCVGPSTGSIQLEPTGIGPFSYQWLETGDTTSMIGQLTTGIYSVQVMDAQGCLYDTSIVIAAPQVFDLDFSISDPSCFEVDDAIISVLVLNSGTPPFQSLWNDGAEETNRTDLAPGDYQLTISDVNGCTFVSDTLNIEYPELLRLEVEEVGLPLCNGESTAYIETNILGGTEPFNINWLGTGLVTEDISDLPADDYRIIVMDANGCAIDTTFILNEPSVLVSGIEILQGEECTPATGDTLMAFATGGTMPYTFTWSEGSQGAILTGVEPGNYSFTVEDANGCSAVIEDVKLKEKTGAIILDTFIVNGISCSGETDANMTAVISNGSGDYLYHFTPTYILHTSADSVTKLNLTHSAVYSVTVTDLGSGCTVESDEVSIQAPLPLTVSQDSFDLAICFGGNEGGVYITVSGGTPEYSFAWNNQDGVLVGEEEDLENISAGIYTVLVTDAHGCTVLVTDSSIVYQNPLIVNDSTIITNVKCRGDSTGMIDINVSGGVPPFTYKWSYGGVTDEDLSGVPFGSYTVTVTDADTCRAIFPFFSVGQPPTGIELVNQVLSPPSCFGYQDGSIAVDITGGGFPYNFYWNFNGEIIPGQVSDVIGNLGDGIFELVVTDTMDCQEHFEFDLAEPEMLGISLIGMPPDPPANEGSVMASVSGGTPGYAYFWNTGDTTMTIEVSEVNTYAVTVVDANGCSLSDSIFLVPTGEAFTPLQRFNLYPNPADNGIFVDLTLNATGEVRLTLFDLLGTMVEMESVDNFREGKLELNTTQLPEGIYFLKCFVDGVLVKVREIGIIR